The Nerophis lumbriciformis linkage group LG36, RoL_Nlum_v2.1, whole genome shotgun sequence DNA window atctctagtgcttaCATTGGAGCCAATAAGAGCCATGGCTTCATTGCGTCTATTGCGCCCATAGAACccactgaaaaacatccaaaaagtgccaacaataccccatttgcattttgtgacctgaatattaactaagtatttgcaatattgttattataagcgctaacgttaaagACATATCCGCTATAGCGGCACATTTATCAGAGATTGATCTACTGCTGTAGTGACATCAtacgctggtgagctgctttttcCCCTCGGggcttgtgaaagtttattctagattattatttattaacaccTTGATAGTGAAATGATGTGGACATAAAGTGAgaggttggtacactttgactatTGCACCTACCCTTTTTTTAACGAGGATTATGAGTTATTCTTCATCTcaatgggaatatatcaacatcctaacagtctgCATACTAGTGAGAGTATACATTGCTGCATGTATATTTCCCTCTATtcagactagtctcccagttcctgccactgaaaaccatccccacaacataatgctgccaccaccatgcttcactgtagggatgctactggcctggtgatgagcggtgcctggtttcatccaaacatgatgcctgacaTTCACGCCAAACAGTTCAAGCTTTGTCTAATCAGACCAGAcacttttgtttctcatggtctgagagtctttcaggttggcaaacgttttactaagaaatgtcttctgtctggccactaaaccatacaggcctgattagtGGATTGCTGGTTGTCCTTCTTTAAGGttatcctctctccacagaggaatgctgagtgaccatcaggttcttggtcacctccctgactagactaaaatGAATGGAGCAATGTACAGAGATGtcctggataaaaaaaaaaaaaaaaaaaaaaaaaaaaaaaaactcttgccATCCAATTTTGAAAAGAGAAACGGGAAATTCTGACGTATTAAGTTTTAActctatgcatgtttgaaataaacttaaagcATAAACCATTAAGTTGAACCCTAAATCtgctggagcttgagaggtgctgcagaaAAATAGGCAAAGAGGAATGCCAGgcatgtggcatcatattcaaaaaaggcttgaagctgtaattgctgccaaaggtgcatcagcaaagtattgagcaaaaggatgtgaattatttagatttttttgtgtattttatttttgatacatttggaaaaaaaaataacgttgttgccctagggcaggggtcggcaacccgcggctctagagccgcatgcggctctttagcgccgccctagtggctctctggagctttttaaaaaatttatgaaaaatggaaaaaaaaaaaaaaaaaatctattttttgttttaatatggtttctgtaggaggacaaacatgacacaagcctccctaattgttacaaagcacactgtttatattaaacatgcttcactgattcgagtatttggcgagcgccgttttgtcctactaattttggcggtctttgaactcaccatagtttgtttacatgtataactttctccgactttctaggacatgttttatgccacttctttttctgtctcattttgtccacaaaacctttaacgttgtgcatgaaaggtgagttttgttgatgttattgacttgtgtggagtgctaatcagacatatttggtcactgcatgactgcaagctaatcgatgctaacatgctatttaggctcgctatatgtacatattgcatcattatgcctcatttgtagctatattcgaggtcatttagtttcctttaagtcctcttgattcaatttatatctcatgacacactatctgtaagtaatatggcttttaattttttgcggctccagacagatttgtttttgtatttttggtccaatatggctctttcaacattttgggttgccgacccctgccctagggtaaactgggtataacacatggcacactgacaaagtgtaacctattgttactataacaatctaaaaggttaatgtaggttgcttctctttcttcccctccatttttctgcattatttcgtatctcaagttatcattacatatatgtattgttgataataaaggtaaagtattggtattgttcattatcaatatcgCTATTTGTATTGGTAttggtattgctccatttgtagtgtaataatgttcattttcATTtccgtattattttttattttcggtaactgcttatttgctatcacttttaccatcatatttgtacatgtcgtatttgctgatgttgctctattgttgttgttgttgttgctgtgttTGCTgtcgttgtttttgtctctctgtctaatccccctcttgtccccacaatttctccctctgtcttctttttttttctgtttatatcccctcctgctccggcccggctgcaccaaatgataatataaatacatttaataaagtcaaatacaaataaggcaacacgagaagtatcctacacttctcttttgtaaagtaaatctgaacagccgatatgggcatctacatcaactatatgatttgcctgagaagctggacaggacaaaaaaataaataaaataaataaaataaataaaataaataaaataaataaaataaataaaataaataaaatgtcaatatggggttttgtctgtagaattttgagtacACAAATGAACGTATTCcaatttggaataaggctgtaacataacaacacCTGGCAAACGTGAAGCACTGTGGATTCTTACCGGATGCAcggcaaaattccataaaaagtgcagttcccctttaagacacatGTTGTTACAACCTATGGATGCTGTagttcaatccatccattttctactgattgCTACTGTCGTGGTCTcggggggctctggagcctatctcagctgcattcgggctgtaggcggggtacaccctggataagtcgccacctaatcgcagggccaacacaaatagacatacaacattcacactcacattcacacacaagttaATAAAATAAATCTCATGAAATATatcctaatatttttttgtttacaatatTCAATATAGAAGTTTTTAAGGGGCTTATGTAGTTGTGGCTTAAAATGGAAGCACTTTTTCCCCCGTTTGTGGTAGGGCATGTCATGAATTAAACCATAATATTATACATCGTATTTAAGACAAAGGCTAGTAAACAACGTGATGTTATTttccagtagagatgcgcggacacaacggcggagtccgcggattatccgcgggtcgggcggttgaaataaaaaaaaaaaacattttatccgcgggtcgggcggttgaaataaaaaaaaaaaagattttaaatagatgcaggcggctggcagttaaaccaattcggaaatatatatacatagttaaatgttgtcacccacatacgaaaaacgagcaggcacctgcagcacgccacaacagaagaagaaaaaaaaaaaagatggcaacgccggcagcaaacgtggtacgcgacaaactaaaaaagagaatactaaagaccaggggaaaaaaaggccagaaaagttcagcgtggactcgtttttatgaggttgtaaatcaggatgatagtaatgctggctatgtgatttgcaagagctgcgacgctgtttatgtctacgacagtcacaaaaccgggacatctaacatggtgcatcacatttgtgcaaaaccccgaatctccacaaacaccctgagcatgagcagtttcgtccgccgtgatcccagaagagtgccacaggatgttaaaacaagatagaacgcagctgcctgcagcagtttgagtggcgcgagcgcgcttggaggtgcgctcagcgcggctcccagatgattgcgcactggtgtgcgtctgggccgtgacagcgtggcacgcattgaatgtctctgctgcattggatcagtcttctttctttaacaggcaaaagctttataacctcactaatgccttgcatcgtctatattagatatataacaacgggcgggtgcgggcgggtgcggttttgatcaaatgttagctcggttggatggcggatgggtgacaacttttgtgatgcggttgcggatgaaataattgcctatccgcgcatctctattttcCAGGCTATTTCTTAATGTGTTATTTGGTACAACCAAAGCTAAGAATTGCCAATGTCTCAAAACAACGCTGGTGTCTCTGAGGTCATTGAGTCATAAATGCTGTTGTTGGTCTTTGATAAAATACATTCTGATAAAAGGAGCCAATTAAATGTGAATTGTAGATGTATTATTTTTGAGTAAATTATATTATTCGTTTAAAATGTATGCAGATAGCATAaaaaactgccatgaagatcactggctgctctctctcctccctagatgaactgtacagtgcaaggtgcctcaaaaaggcccaaaacatcataagggacccatctcacctcggacataattttttttaactgctgccctcgggcaggagatacatgacaataaaatgccggacaaacagatttaagaacactttttccCCGAGAgaaatagtgtcgctgaacacaaggccAAAAAAaagtgtgcttggtatttttttgtattttatgtatGTTTATCTATTTATCTGAGTACCATGTTCTTACGTTTTTATGTgctattatgaatttgcactaaattagtttgcttgcaatttcgttgtacaaatgtacaatgacaataaatatatattatccatccatccatccattttctaccgcttattcccttttggggtcgcgggtattatattattttatattatattcagATGTCTGAATGTTTGTTTGAATGATTTTGGCGTGAGCCTttcatatggtaaatgggttgtacttgtatagcgctttcctacctttttaaggaactcaaagcgctttgacactattttccacattcacccattcacacacacacattcacacactgatatgcGGGATCAATGCAAATGGTTGTTTTAGGTCTTGGCTTGCTAAGCAGAGCAGCTACCATTACTCACAATCACGTACTCAACCATGACCATTGACAATTTTCATTTCTAGCCGTCCTGCACTGACACTTTCGCTCTCTCACAAGCACACACATTTACTTGCTTATGGCAGTCCATCGATGTCGGTGATGACGTTGCTCCAAACGAAGTATTGGATTGGTTATTGTTGTGCCTTTCGCCTGTGCATAGCCAGGTGGCTGCTCAGGCCTATGCGTGATCCACAGACTTTGTCACAGGAGGGGCAGGGGAAAGCAGCAGTGATGGTCGCTGGTGCTGTGGCACGTTGGTGTCTTTGTGCACGCCGCTGTGCTCTCCGCTCTGTGAACTTCTCCTGAAGATGAGTGATTCCCTGGTGGCAGGTAGAGCTCCAGGTCTGGCGGTCAACAGCCAGGGACTCCAGTGCTGGTGGTTTGATGTCACACTTTTTCAGGAGAGTTTTAATGTGGTCCTTGTACCGTTTTTTCTGGCCCCAGGCAGACCTTTGACCGACTGAAAGCTGGCCATACAATATCTGACGGGGTAGGCGGTGGGCTGGCATACGGATCACATGTCCGACCCATCTTAGGTGTTTTTGGCCAAGGAGTGCTGTGATGCTGGGTGTGTTGGTCCGGTCATAAATTTCAGTGTAGAGCACCCTGTCTTCCCAGGTCAGACCTAGGATCCTTTGGAGGCAGCAGATGTGGAAGGCCTCGAGACTCTGGATGTGCCTCTGGTAGGGTGTCCAGGTTTCAGAACTATAGAGCAGCGTGGAGAGGCAGACTGCCTTATACACGGCTGTCTTGGTGGAGATGGTTAGATTCCTGTTCTGGAAAACCCTGGACCGTAGCCTTCCAAAGGCAGCAGAGGCCAGAACAATACGGGCCTGGACGTCATCGTCAATGGTGCAGGATGGTGACAGGGTTCTACCGAGGTAGATGAAGTGGGGGACGGTGGCTAATGGGTGCCCGTCAAGGGTGAAGATCGGCGTGTTTGGCTGGGGAGTAAACTCCTGCACGAgtatttgtgttttcttggtgTTTATCTGAAGACCAATGGCACTGTAGATGGAGGCTACCACATTCAGTGCGTGCTGGAGAGACTCTGGTGAGTGTGCAAGTACAGCGCAGTCATCTGCATACTGTAGTTCCAGAATATGCTGGGTGGTGAGTTTAGTGGTGGCTTGGAGGCGACGGATGTTAAAAAGGTTACCATCCAGCCGGTATTGTATCTGAATCCCATCTGTGGGGTCCAGGTGTTTATGGGACAGGAGGGTGACAGTGGAAATGAACACGTTGAATATGGTTGGGGCAAGGACACACCCTTGCTTGACCCCCACATCCACACTGAAAAATGGGGATTGTTGGCCGCAGTTGCTCACACAGGCCTGCATGCCATCATGTAGCTGTCGCAGTAGGTTGCAGAATTTTGCTGGTACACCTTGTTTTCCAAGTACTTCCCacagcacacagacacacacacacacacacacacacacacacacacacacacacacacacacacacacacacacacacacacacacacacacacacacagatgcacaCACTGCTTCGCTGTCTAACTAAGGTGCTGAAATCTCTGTCCTTGGTGCTGAATTGGTCTCAGGGCAGTGGAAAAACTGATAATGCCCAGTGTGTGTTGTAGTAGGTagtgtgagtcaaaaagtaggtattaggacgtgtgtgtgtgtgtgtttttttaaacccAGCATGGGGGCCTGAGTCAAAAAAAGGAAACTACTTCCATTCATCATCAGTGCTGTTGAAATATATTTTTCCGGCAAAATAGGTGAGCCCCTCAAATCCCCTGGCTCTAGATTACACTTTCAAACAcacgcacttacacacacaccaaGACTAAAAGTATCCATAGAAATCTCTAGGTACAGTGATGATTATGTTTGCAATATTTAACTAAGGTCAACTCTATAGAACTTGAACCATTCATtatgatacaaaccccgtttccatatgagttgggaaattgtgttagatgtaaatataaacggaatacaacggtttgcaaatccttttcaacccatattcaattgaatgcactacaaagacaacatattttatcttcaaactcataaactttttttttttttttttgcaaataataattaacttagaatttcatggctgcaacacgtgccaaagtagttgggaaagggcatgttcaccactgtgttacatggcctttccttttaacaacactcagtaaacgtttgggaactgaggagacacattttttaagcttctcaggtggaattctttcccattcttgcttgatgtacagcttaagttgttcaacagtccgggggtctccgttgtgctattttaggcttcataatgcgccatacattttcaatgggagacaggtctggactacaggcaggccagtctagtacccgcactcttttactatgaagccacgttgatgtaacacgtggcttggcattgtcttgctgaaataagcaggggcgtccatgataacgttgcttggatggcaacatatactccaaaacctgtatgtacctttcagcattaatggcaccttcacagatgtgtaagttacccatgtcttggggactaatacaccctcataacatcacagatgctggcttttacactttgcgcctataacaatccggatggttcttttcctctttggtccggaggacacgacgtccacaatttccaaaaacaatttgaaatgtggactcgtcagaccacagaacacttttccactttgtatcagtccatcttagatgagctcaggcccagcgaagccgacggcgtttctgggtgttgttgataaatggttttcgccttgcataggagttttaacttgcacttacagatgtagcgaccaactgtagttactgacagtgggtttctgaagtgttcctgagcccatgtagtgatgtcctttacatactggtgtcgcttgttgatgcagtacagcctgagggatcgaaggtcacgggcttagctgcttacatgcagtgatttctccagattctctgaaccctttgatgatattacggaccgtagatggtgaaatccctaaattccttgcaatagctggttgagaaaggtttttcttaaactgttcaacaatttgctcacatatttgttgacaaagtggtgaccctcgccccatccttgtttgggattgactgagcatttcatggaatctacttttatacccaatcatggcacccacctgttcccaatttgcctgttcacctgtgggatgttccacataagtgtttgatgagcattcctcaactttatcagtatttatttccacctttcccaacttctttgtcacgtgttgctggcaccaaattcaaaatttaatgattatttgcacaaaaaaaaaatgtttatgagtttgaacatcaaatatgttgtttttgtagcatattcaattgaatattggttgaaaatgcattgtgtgtattccgtttatatttacatctaacacaatttcccaactcatatggaaacggggtttgtatataaaacgCAAATTAGATTGAGATTACATTATATTTTACCTCTGAGAAGGAAAACATTCTCATGTCTGAGTTTTACGTTGCAGAAGTATACCAAAAAATAAAAGTGATTTTTGATCTTTCATCTATGTGCTGCAATAGTGCGCCGTGTTTATGTTGTAATCATCCACTTTGCCTCGTGGTGACGCTCTTATGATGTTTGACTCACGGATGGCGTGTACCGCCGTATCTGTGTCAGTGAAACTGGAGCACTGGCTAAGAGCTGAAGGCTGTGTGTGCACATGTGTCTGTGTGCGCATGTTTGTGCGATGGTGATGGAGGCAGAGCAAAAAATGTGTGGGTGCGTgcgcgcttgtgtgtgtgtgtgtgactgaggcagagggagaaaaaaaaactgtgtgtgggtgtttgtgtggagtgagagagagaggttgagcaagagagagagagagatgaaaCGAGAATAGAAGAATCCAAGCTGACAGCTTCCCTAATAGAGCATGAGTAACTCGACTAGAGAAGCAGGGCTCTGTTGGACTGCAACAGAATTTTCAGTTCGTCATTTTCGTGTGCATGGTTAGGATTTAGcttggtttcttttttttttttgtttgttttgcttttatATCAGAAAGAATCCCTCAGAATGGACCGGCGAATGAACTTCAATTATTGGATGcaagcagtctttttttgcctGTTTTTTACTGCGTCGTCTGGAAAGGTCCGCTACGTCCTTCCAGAAGAGATGCAGACAGGTTCTATAGTTGGAAACGTTGCACGGGATCTGCGTCTGGAAGTGAGGGAGCTCCGTGCTCGTCGCGCCCGCGTTGTCGCAGACGGGATCAGTCAGCTTTGTGAACTGGACCTGGCATCGGGCAATCTTTTGATCAGCCAACGGATTGACAGAGAGGAGCTCTGCGCACAAGACAGTGGGTGCACCATACAGCATCAGATTTTACTGGAGGACCCCCTGCAAGCATATGGTCTGCTTTTAGACATCACGGACATTAATGACAACACTCCAGTATTTGCTGCAGGGGAGATAAACCTTGATTTAGTCGAGTCTACAGTCCTGGGGAGACGTTTTCCACTGGAGAGCGCACATGACCCTGATCTGGGGACAAACTCTGTCAATCAATACAAACTGAGCCAAAATGATCATTTTGGTCTGGAAATAGACACCCAAATAAATGGCAATGCATACCCGGAACTTGTTCTTAAAAAGGCATTGGATCGAGAGACACAAGCAGAACATGTACTGAAAATCAATGGCATTGACGGAGGGAATCCAGCCAGAACTGGGACTGCTTCTATCCGCATCCGTGTTCTGGACACCAATGACAATGTCCCAGTTTTTAGCCAGCGGGTTTACAGAGCATCAGTACCAGAAAACTCTGTCACAGGGACTATAATAGCACAACTAAATGCCACAGACTTGGACGAAGGTCTGTATGGAGAGATAACATACTCTTTCAGTCACCTGTCGGACAAGACCAGAGGAGTTGTTCACATTGACCCTCTGAGTGGTGAAGTCCGCGTAGCAGGTGTCTTTGACTATGAGGAGGCGAGTACGCACGAGTTGGATGTCCAAGCCAAAGATGGGGGTGGCCAGGCCTCCCATTGTAAACTTGTAATCGATGTCACTGATATCAACGACAACAAACCTGTGATTGAAATAAAGTCGGCATCTGCTAATGTGGCCGAAGACTCGAAACCTGGAACAATGGTGGCCCTGATCAACATTTATGACTTGGACACAGGGAACAGTGGAGACGTCACATGTTCCATTCCTGACAATGTCCCATTTCAAAtagtatcagaagtgaaaaactACTACATGTTATTGACATATGGAACACTAGACCGAGAGCTTCAGTCAGAGTATAACATCACTGTTACAGCCACTGATTCGGGTTCTCCCTCTCTACAGGGTGTTAAAGTTTTAACTATCGTAGTTAATGACGTAAATGACAACCCCCCAAATTTTACACAGAGCGAGTACACCGCCAATCTCTTTGAAAACCAACCTGTAGGTGCGTTTGTTATGAAAGTTACAGCACAGGACAGGGATGACGCATCTAATGCCAAATTACTCTACCAAATTTTGAAAGATACGAATTCAGACGTTTCCTCCTTCCTTACCATTAACATAGAAACGGGGGAGCTTTTTACGTCGCGGCTCTTCGATTACGAGCAGTCTGCTTACTTCCAAATCAAGGTAGAGGTGCGGGATGGGGGCGACCCCCAACTCACTGCCACCTGCATTGTCAATGTTTTTATCAAGGACCAGAATGATAACGCGCCAGTTGTTCTATATCCTGTGCAAGCCTTCATTGTTGAAGACATGGTGCCCCTTGAAGCACCAAGAGGTTATTTGGTGACCAAGGTGGTGGCTGTGGATGCTGACTCCGGCCATAATGCATGGCTGTCCTACAGAATAATCAAAGAAACTCAACCGAATCTCTTTATGGTGGGTTTACACACAGGCGAAATCAGAACTGCGCGAtcctttttggaaaatgatgaacCGAAGCAAACAATTGTTATTGTGGTGACAGATAACGGACATGATCCCCTTTCAGCCACGGCTACAGTTAGCATTGCCATTGGTGAGGGGTTGCCGGTTGTCCAAGAACTATTTGAGCTTGTAGACGAATCTCAGGGCAGTTATAGTTTGAGGCTGTATTTGGTCATCGCCCTGTTAACCGTTTCCTCTCTGTTAATCTTTTTAATCATCGCCGTGTGTTATTTCAAGCTTTGTCGACGGGGTTATGTATATCGTTCCACCACCACCAACCTCCCCGTTTTCCCCACGACTTACTACCCACCTAGTTTTACAGATTTTAGCCACTGTGGGACACTGCTGAAAGATGACAGGTACGATCCCTTTCTGACCACCGGCTCATGGAGAGGTGACTTTCGCTTTGGTTCTAACACGGACACTGACACGCTGAAGAAAAGGAGCGCGGCTTATCAAAAGAACACCCTTCGGCGCACCAGTGCAGATAGATCTACCTTAAAGATTCGGGCAGGTCCCCCACCTCCTTGTTACGTAATCACTTGAAGTACTGCACATTAAAAAACACACTCACCAGGCCCTAAACTGAGTATACATGTTTTGGTCATAGACATCTCTATTTTGTGTTAtgcttattcttttttttttaaatgctttgttttgttattttaattttgtcaCTGTTGAATTTACTGACAGGGTTTTCCTGTGTTGTGGCCGGTGATTTTCTGTTGTAATCACAAACTGTAAAGATTTATGAAATGACAtaatgtgttaaaaaatgtaaataacatgtgaattgttgttttatatacagtacgcATGAAATGTTTGTCTTTACAATGCCATAGCATAACGTTGCAATATGGACCTACTACTGATGACTTAACCTACAGTATGTACTGTGGTGAATAACTTTACAGATAATCAATGTCATGTGCGGGTTTATATAGAGTTATATAAGCATGATCAATATaggtttgtttgtatttttgttcaATAAGACATAGTGG harbors:
- the LOC133576982 gene encoding protocadherin beta-7 gives rise to the protein MDRRMNFNYWMQAVFFCLFFTASSGKVRYVLPEEMQTGSIVGNVARDLRLEVRELRARRARVVADGISQLCELDLASGNLLISQRIDREELCAQDSGCTIQHQILLEDPLQAYGLLLDITDINDNTPVFAAGEINLDLVESTVLGRRFPLESAHDPDLGTNSVNQYKLSQNDHFGLEIDTQINGNAYPELVLKKALDRETQAEHVLKINGIDGGNPARTGTASIRIRVLDTNDNVPVFSQRVYRASVPENSVTGTIIAQLNATDLDEGLYGEITYSFSHLSDKTRGVVHIDPLSGEVRVAGVFDYEEASTHELDVQAKDGGGQASHCKLVIDVTDINDNKPVIEIKSASANVAEDSKPGTMVALINIYDLDTGNSGDVTCSIPDNVPFQIVSEVKNYYMLLTYGTLDRELQSEYNITVTATDSGSPSLQGVKVLTIVVNDVNDNPPNFTQSEYTANLFENQPVGAFVMKVTAQDRDDASNAKLLYQILKDTNSDVSSFLTINIETGELFTSRLFDYEQSAYFQIKVEVRDGGDPQLTATCIVNVFIKDQNDNAPVVLYPVQAFIVEDMVPLEAPRGYLVTKVVAVDADSGHNAWLSYRIIKETQPNLFMVGLHTGEIRTARSFLENDEPKQTIVIVVTDNGHDPLSATATVSIAIGEGLPVVQELFELVDESQGSYSLRLYLVIALLTVSSLLIFLIIAVCYFKLCRRGYVYRSTTTNLPVFPTTYYPPSFTDFSHCGTLLKDDRYDPFLTTGSWRGDFRFGSNTDTDTLKKRSAAYQKNTLRRTSADRSTLKIRAGPPPPCYVIT